CCGCCCCAGCCCGTCGAGTCGTTCCGCTACCACTGCGATTCCGAATTCCTGACGGAACCGCTCGAAGAGATGCTGGCGGACAAGGGCCTGTACGGCCTGATCGTCCTCGACCGCCGCGAGGCCAACGTCGGCTGGCTGAAGGGCAAGCGCGTCGAACCCGTCAAGTCCGCCTCCTCGCTGGTCCCCGGCAAGCAGCGCAAAGGTGGCCAGTCCGCCCAGCGATTCGCCCGCCTGCGCCTCGAGGCGATCGACAACTTCTACCAGGAGGTCGCCGGGATGGCAAACGACCTGTTCGTCCCCAAGCGCCACGAACTCGACGGCATCCTCGTCGGCGGTCCGTCGCCGACGAAAGACGAGTTCCTCGACGGTGACTACCTTCACCACGAGATTCAGGACAACGTGATCGGGAAGTTCGACGTCGCTTACACCGACGAATCCGGCCTTCACGACCTCGTCGACAACGCGGAGGACGCGCTGGCCGACGCCGAGGTGATGAAGGACAAACAGCAGATGGAGGAGTTCTTCGAGGAACTCAACGGGGGCGATCTCGCCACCTACGGGTTCGAGCAGACCCGGCAGAACCTGATGATGGGCGCGGTCGACCGGCTGCTGATCAGCGAGGACCTGCGAAAGGACGTCGTCACCTACGACTGTCCGGAGTGTGGCAACACCGACCGCGAGGTCATCGACCGCCGGAAGGCGACGCCGGAGCACACCTGTACCGACTGCGGTACCGAGGTCGAGGCGAGCGAGGAAGACCGCGAGGACGCCATCGACCACCTCATCGAGATCGCCGAACAGCGCGGTACCGAGACCAAGTTCATCTCGACGGACTTCGAGAAGGGCGAACAGCTCTACAACGCGTTCGGCGGCTTCGCCGGTATCCTGCGGTACTCGACCGGCGTCTAAGCTCGTTTTTCCGGGGAGATCCAACTTCCTGCTCGTTCCACGAACGGTCGTTTCGACCGGCCTCCGGAGACAGGATGCGGCCCAGTGCCACGGCCCTCGAGCCGTGGCTCGGTCAGAGCGTGCCGCGGAGGTAGATCGCATCGTCGGTAATCTCCGCGATGCTTCCCGCATCGAGCGGATGGGCGTCCGCGCTCGCCTCACCCCAGCCGAGTTTCGCCTTGAGCGTCGCGACGAAACTCGGATCGGGTTCGACGTAGCCGCGCCCGTCGCGCACTTCGACGAGGCGACCGACCTCGGTGCCGTCAGTATTCAAGACGCGTTTCCCCTCGTCGGCTTTCGTCAGCGTCTCGCGCTCGCGTGTCATTGCAGTCGCCGAACTCCCGAACCCCGTCCGAGCCCATCGAGCCGACTATCCGCTCGCGGGCCCGCGGGGCAATTCACTGAACGGGCGGACGTGCAATAAACCGGTGAAACAGTTGTACACCGATACTGAGCGGTTACTCCCAGTTTGCGGGCTCGAGCGACGGGCGGGGAAACCGACAGCAAGAGCCGACTCGGATCGCCCGGGGCGACGGGGCGTTATGCGATGCGTACCGCGGGACAACAGAAGGGTTATGCCGGTAGTCGCGTATTACCACTCGATCGATGGACGAGTCCCCGTCCCTCCCCGACACGCTCGACGATCCCCGCGTCACCGACCGGTTTTACCGTCACGTAGCCGGCCCCGCCGGTGACCTCCACCTCCTCGGCGTCGTTCACGACCACCCCGCGAGCGTCGGCCGCGTCCAGCGCATTCTCGAGGCGGTCGACCCCGAAACGGTCGCGCTCGAGTTGCCGTCGGCGGCGCTGCCGCTGTACCGGACGTACGCCCGCGACGGCGACGGTGACACCGACCCGGACCCGCACGACCCGCCCCGCTTCGGCGGCGAGATGAGCGCGGCGATCCGGGCCGCACCCGAGGCCGACGTCGTCGGGATCGACGCACCGAACTGGTCGTTCTGCCGTCGGCTCGCAACGCGGTTGATCGCCGACCGCGTGCCGGCCTCGACCGCTCGCCGGGTCGTCTCGAGCCTCGGCGGCGCGACCCGCGAGGCGCTGACCTGTCGAGTCGCCGCGACGCTGACGCACGCGACGTCGATGACCATCGCGTGCGACGATCCGGTCGAGTACGAGTGCAGCCACGACGATCCGCCCGAACGGCAGGCCGAACACGAGCGCTCGCACGTCGCCGGCGTCCAGGCGCTACTGGGCAGCGTCGAAACGGACGACAGCGCGCTGGCCTACCGGGACGAGACGCGCGAACGCTGCATGACCGACCGTCTCGAGGCGCTGCGCGCGGACGAGGCAACTGGCGACGTCGTCGCCGTCGTCGGGATCGACCACCTCGAGCCGCTGACGGACGCGCTGGCGTAGCTGGACGCTGTTTTTGGCGACCGATTGCCGTTCGACGCCGCGACTGAAACCGACGAAAACGAAGCGTAGGAAGCGATTACCGCCGCGGCGTCGGCGGTTCGATCAGGATTTCGCCGTCCGCGCGGACCGTCACGCGGTGGTCGTCGACGACGAACGAGAGCTGGCCGCTCGAGCGGGGCCGCCCGTCGTGGCGCGGCCGGAAGAGTCGATCCAGCGCGTCGGGATCGACGGCGTCGTACAGCGAAATGCGGCCGTCGGTCGGATCCACGCCCATGCAGTCGGCCAGCGCGTGGATGACGGTCGTGGTGAGTGACGCGGGCCCATCGAACTCGTGGACTGCCCGGTACACTGCTGGAGAGCGAGTGGATGCTGCGGGGGAGGTGTTGCCGTGCATAACGGGTCGTCTGCTCGCACACAATTCCCGAGAGGTAAAAAGCGTAATCGTTCGTTACTGCCCGAATGTGGCGGAGAAATTGCAGTAACTAAGACAATGGCGTAGATGTGACGGTACTAGTGACTGATCGTTACTCGAGTGTCGTCACTGTCGGAGCGCCGAAATGCAGCGCCAGCAGTACGTAAAGGTCCTGTCGGCCGCGTTCGTCGCCCCGCAGTGCGGACATCGGATGGTCTCGCCCTCGAGATCGCGATCCGCGTCGTACTCCTCGGACTCCTCGACGTCGTCGGGTGCCCGCGGATACCGCTCGGGGCCGGGCGACGACTGGGACGGGGCCCGATTCGGACCGGCAAACGAGGGCGAAAGCGAGCGGTCCTCGCCACGCCGGACGTACACGTAGTACAGTAACAGGTGCAACAGGGCGAACAGCACCACGTACCCGATGAGCCATCCCCAGAGCTCCATCGGTGTGACATACGTTCTCAACCTACTTGGATATTCCCCGACTGACGGGGCGGAGACAAAATCAGATCGCGTGGACTTATCGGGGCGGCTGAAGGTCGCGCTGGAACTCGTCGAAGACCTCGAGGTCGTCGGGCAGGTCGTACTCGATGCGCCGCTCCGCCTGACGGTTGACGCCGGCCTCCTCGATCGGCGTGGCGACGTCCTCCCAGCCGGGTTTGATCTTGACGCTCTTGGCGGGCATGCCGACGGCGATGTGGTGGGCGGGGATGTCGTGTTGCACGACGCCGCGGGCGCCGACGATAGCGTTCTCGCCGACTTTGTTGCCGGCTCGGACCATCGAGTCGTAGGTGAGCCGAACGTCGTCCTCGACGATCGTGTGGTAGTTGCGGACCTCGGTCTGGTCGACGACGTCGTGATCGTGGCTGTAAACGTGGACGCCGTCGGAAATGGAGACTCGATCGCCGATCGTCAATTTGCCGCGGTCGTCCAGGTGAACGTCGTCGTGAATCACGGTGTTGTCGCCGACGGTAATGTTGTGGCCGTAGGTGAACGTGATCCCCTTGAAGAAGCGACAGTCGTCGCCACACTCCTCGAAGAGGTGATCCGCGAGCATCCGGCGGAATCGCAGCGCGAACTCGACGTTATCCGCGATCGGCAGGCTGTCGAACTGCCGCCAGAGCCACTGGAGGTGTTTCGAGCGCCGGAACTCGTCTTCGTCCTTTTCAGCGTAGTACTCGCTCTCGAGGGTGGTGTTACAGGGGTCGTAACTCTGTAGACGGACGCGCTCGGCCGGCGAGACCGGCTCGCCGTCCTGCCAGCGCTCGTAGGCCTCGCGGTCGCCCGAGAGGTCGATCAGCACGTCCTCGACGACCGAACAGGTGTCTTCGTCGCTCGAGAGCCGTCGATCGACCTCGTCGATGAACTCGCGCATCCCCGCCTCCGCCTCCTCGGGGAGCGAGACGTACCGCTTTGTCATGTTCCGAGGTATTGCGCGCGGCGTTGATAGGGGTTCGGTTGTCCGTCCGCCTTGCCGTCTCGAGCGGTGACGCGAGTGTTACCGGGTGTCTCGCCGGTCGGTTTCGTCGGCTGGTCCGCTACCAGGCAGCACTCGAGCGTCGACCGCTTACTGCTCGGCCGCCTGCCACCGCGCGAGTAGCAAGGCCGGGAGGGCGACGGCGCCGATCAACAGCAAGGCTGTGACGACGGCCGTCCCGACGGTCACGCGGTACGGGCTCACCTCGAAGGTCGTCACCGCGACCGGCAGGAGTACGGCGACGGCGAGGATCACGCCGAGGAGCACTCGATCAGGGGAGCGGCGACCGTCGGCCATAGCTGAATTGCGCAACGACGGCCCAAGAACGATTCGGAGTCGCTCGGGCAGCTATCGTGTTTCGGCCGCACCCCGGTTCGTCACGGTCCAACGTGGTCTACAACCGCTACTCGCGAGTCGACTCGGTCAATCGGAACTCGAACTCGAGCATTCCGTCCGTGCGGACGTTCACGCCGCCGAGTTGCTCGGACAACTGCTCGCGGGCTTGCGAACTCGGCTCGACGGTGACCGAGACGCTGTTGCTGTTGGCGTTGTACGTGATGTTCCCGACCGTGACGTCGAACTCGAAACAGTCGGGAACTTCCTCTCGGAGTTGCGTTCGAACGTCGTCGACCTCCGACCGGACGTCAGCCATCTCCTCGTTTAACGTGCCCATTGGCGCTACTCGCCGCCAAGAATTATTAATAATTGACCCTGTTATTTACGGCCCGAGCGGACCGCCCCGCGTCCCAGCCCTGAAACCGGTCTCGAGAACCGGCCGCTCGACGCGAGCGAACGCGGAAGCCACAGCCTTGATACCGAATAGCGACCGACAACTGTCTGCATGAATTGGCAGGCGGCACTCGAGCGACTCGGCGAGTTCACGAGCAAGTATTTCGTCCTCTGGGTGGTGATCGTCGCCCCGCTGGCGCTGTACACCCCCGAGACGTTCACTCCGATCGCGGCCTACATCACGCCGCTTCTGGGGATCATCATGCTCGGGATGGGGCTGACGCTGACGCCCGCGGACTTCCGACGGATCCTCGAGCGCCCGCGCGACGTGGCTATCGGCGCGATGAGTCAGTGGCTCCTGATGCCGCTGTTCGCCTATCTGCTGGTCGCCGCGCTCGGCCTCCCCTGGGAGATCGGCGTCGGGCTGATCCTCGTCGGCGCGGCGCCGGGCGGCACCGCCTCGAACGTGATGACCTACCTCGGCAAGGGCGACGTCGCGCTGTCGGTGACGATCACGACGGTGACGACGATCGCCGCGCCGCTGGTGATGCCCGCGTGGGTCGTGGCGCTGGCCGGCGAGTCGATCTCGGTCACCTTCGGGCAGCTGTCCGAAACGATCGTGCAGGTCGTCCTGCTCCCGGTCATCGGCGGGCTGGTGCTGCGCTACCTGCTCGATCGGTACGCGCCGCTAATCGCGGAGATCGGCCTCTCGATCTTCCCGGCGATCAGCGTGGTCGCGATCGTCGCCATCGTGGCGGCCGTCGTCGGCCTCAACGTCGAGACGATCCTCGGCGCCGGCGCTCTCGTCTTCCTCGCCGTCATCCTCCACAACGGACTCGGCCTCGGCTCCGGCTACGCCGTCGGGCACGCGACCGGGATGACCGAGGATCGCGCGCGAGCTTGCGCGTTCGAGGTCGGCCTCCAGAACAGCGGCCTCGCCGTGGCCCTCGCCACGGCCCACTTCAGCGCCAGCGCCGCGCTGATCCCGGCGCTGTTTAGCGTCTGGCACAACGTCTCCGGTCCGGCGCTCGCGACGCTGTTTACCTATCTCGACGGCGACTCGCCCGCGTCGGACGAGGGCATCGCGGTTGCCTCGGACTGAACTGGCCAGACGCTACTGGCAGCATCGACGCCAGCCGTCCCGGAAATCCCCTTAATCTCTTTTAAGCCCCTCCGAGATAGCTTTTTACGAGCGGTCGGTGTGATAGGTAGTATCATGACCGACGTTACGTACGTCCAGAAAGCCTGCGCCTACATCACGCGCGGGACCGGCGAACTCCTCGTCTTCGAGGGCCCCGGTCACGACGGCCTCCAGATCCCGAAGGGAACCCTCGAGTCCGGCGAGACGCCTCGAGAGGCGCTCTTCCGCGAAGTAATGGAGGAGAGCGGACTCACGAGCTTGAACGCAGCCCAGCACCTCTCGACCGACGTCTGGACGCGCCGCGAATCCCCGCCCAAGCGGTACGTGCGCCACTTCTTCCACGCGAACGTCCACGAGCCGCGCGACCGCTGGACCCACACGGTGACCGACGGCGGCGACGAAGACGGCGCCGAGTTCGAGTTCCGCTGGATTCGGCCGGCAGCCGGCAACGACCGCGAGTTCGCGCTCGATCTCGACGACTACCTCGAGTTGGTGCCGACCGCCGCCGGTACCGGCGGCGTCGCAAGCGCGTCGGATTGAGCGCGAACTCGCGGTCGCCGCTCGTTCGCCAAATTCGGTTTTCTTCTCGCAAGCCCGCAGTTTACGGCCTTCTCGAGCGCACGGCGTACTATAGAGCCGGTCGCATCAGCCGTCGCTCACGCCGCCTTTGTTGATCGGAAGCGGTGCAGCGCACAGTTACGATCCCGATGGGCGCCGAACGGAACGATTTCACATGAGCGAGGAGGACGAGGAGAGCACGGGCGAGGAAATCCGCGAGTCGATCGACCGTGCGGCATCCGGCGCGCCGGCAGCCGGCTGGGCGGTCCGGGATCGCTTCTCGGCCGACGAGATCTTCGAGCGCGTGCTCGCGAGCGCCGACGAGGAGATCGCCATCTCGAAGCAACGCCTGTTCTTCAGCGGCCTCGCCGCCGGCTTCGCGATCGTGCTGACCTTCCTCGGGCACTCGATCGGCGCGACGATGTTCCCGGAGAACAGCTTTCTGAGCGCGATTCTCTACCCGATCGGCTTCATCTACATCATCCTCGGCCAGTACCAGCTCTACACCGAGGAGACGCTGCCGCCGGTCGCGCTGGTCCTGGCCCGCATCGCCAGCCTGCCGCTGTTGCTCCGCGTCTGGATCGTTGTCATCATCGGGAACGTCGTCGGCGCGGCGCTGGGCGCGTACCTCATCGCGAACGGCGGGGTCCTCGACCCGGAAGCGACGCAGGTCGGCGCGGAGTTCGCCCGAACCGGCCTCGAGCACGGCTGGTGGGCGGTCTTCAACCGGGCGCTGTTCGCCGGCTGGCTGGTCGCCGGCGTCGTGTGGCTGGACCACGCGTCGCGGGATACGATCTCCCGCTTACTGCTGATTTACGTCATCTTCTACATGATCGCCGCAGCCGAACTCTTTCACGTGATCACGGCCGCGTGCGAAGTGTTCTACTACCTGTTCGTCGTCGACGGCGCGTCGCTGGCGGTCGTCCACGAGTTCTGGCTGCCGGTCTTCCTCGGGAACACCGTCGGCGGCGTGTTCCTCGTTACGCTGGTGAACTACGCGCAGGTCGAGCAGCAACGCTTCCCCGACATTCGGGTGCTCAGCGTCCGCGAGTTGCTGTTCACCTGGCGGGGCGGGAAGGGGACGCCGCCGTCGCCGGCGGAGACCGAGGACGAGACCGACAAGAGAGACGTCCGGGAGCGGGAGGGCGACCGCGACTCCTCTTCCTCCAAAGCGGGAACGCAGAATCTGGAAGGCGACGAATAGCTCGCCGAAAACGGACCGACGGACGACTACTTCGAGAGCGCCCGTTTCACCGCTTCGGCGACGTTTCGTGCCTTCTCGGCCAGCGGCTCCGAGACTAGCCCTTCCTCGACGGCGGCCTCGAGTTCGTCGTCGTCGACGATTTCCACGTCGCCGTCGACGCGGATCACGTCGATGTAGAGGTCGACGTACCGCACCGCGTCGGGGAACAGTTCCACGGGCGTACAGACGTTGACGTAGGTGCCCTTCGCCGAGCCGTCGGCGGCCTTGTAGGTCGTCGGGTACCACCAGCGGCCCTCGCGGAACTTCGTCACGGCGACGTCGCCCTCCTCTTTGGGGACCCCGAGCGCGTCGTAGCTGCCGCCCCCGCGCATCGAGCGCTCGAGGGTGAGCGAGCCGTCGGCGTCCCAGTCGGTGACGTCGCCGTAGCCCAGCGAGATGCGCCGCCCGTCGGGTTTGCCGTGGCCGATCTCGAGGCGGTCGCCCTCGGTCGGGCCGAACTGGCGGGCGACGGCGGCGAAGGGGAACTCGTCGGCGTCCGGGTCCGGCCCTCCTGCGGTTTCGTCGTCGCCGAGCGATCCGCAGACCGCCTCCGCGAAGTCGACCGCCGCGCTCGCGGCCCGATCGGCCGCCTTGGTTCGGTGGTGGCCCGGCATCGTCGTCTCGACCTGCCGACGGTGCTCGTCCAGCGCGAACCGCGACTCGCGGCCGAACCAGAACCAGTCAGTCCGCCGCGGCGCAGCCAATCGGCCGGGCTCGCCGGGGTCGTCCGGCGCGTCGGCCAGGGACTCCTCGAGCGCCTCGACGCGGTCGACGGCCCGCTCGAGGGCCGCGTTCATCGCCTCGAGGTCGGCGTCGGCCGCGGCGTGCTCCCACCGCAGGCCCCAGCCGTCGGGAACCTCGGTCGAGAGCAGGTCGGTCATCCCGACGAGTTCGCTGGCGCGCTCGTCGCCGCCGACCGCCGAGACACCCGTGCGGTCCCGGGAGAGCGTACAGAGCCCGCTCTCGATCGCGAGCAGCGGCCGGACGCGAGGTTCGTCGTCGTCCCACGGCGGCGTCGGTTCGGCGACCTGCACGCGGTAACGGTTGCCCTCGTCGACGTAGCCGTCGACATCGTCGTACTTGAGATAGCCGCGGCGGCCATCGCCGAGATCGACCGTCGCGCCGCTGCCGCCGCCCGCGTCGATCACTTCCGCGTCGAAGACCGCACCCCGCGGTGCGTCGTCCGCCCAGCGGAAGGTGTCGATCGCGAGCCCCTCGAGTTCGGCGACGACGTCCGCGACGTCGTCGGGAGCGCCGGAGACCTCGACGCCCTGTCGGTCGCGGGTCGTCTCGAGTCGGAGGTCCGCCGGCGTCGCGTCGAACGTCTCGTCGAACCGCTCCCGAATCGGCTCGGAGGCCTGGACGATCTCGAGGCCGTTCGCGTTCAGGAGTTGCGTGAGCGCGGTGGTGTAGATGCCGCGGACGCGTGCGGTCGTCATCGGCTCACCTCGCGTGCGCTCGCCGCTCGCCCCTGATCCTGATCCCGATCCCGATCCCGATTCTGGTTCCGATTCCGATCCCGGCGTCGACCGCCCGTGAATCCGTCCTCGAGCACGGAAATCACCGCAGCGTCTCGCGGTCGGCCGCGAACCGGACCCGGTCGTCGATCGTCGGGCCGAGCGTCAGTTCGACGTACTCCGCGTCGGCGTCGAGAATCCGACCGTCCTCGACGTAGACGCCCCAGGTGTCGAATCGGAGCCAGCCGCGCATCTCGTCGGCGTGGGTCGTCAGGTCGAGGTACTCGACCGCGTGCTCGGGGTAGTCGGCGCTCGAGTGGGCCATGTCCATATCTGAATAAACGGTCTCGTGGCGCTCGAAGAACTCCTCGAGCGCCGCGGCGTCCGCCTCGACGGCCTCGACGACGGCTTCCGAGGCGGCTCGCAGGTCGTCGGTCTCGAGGCCGACGTCGCGAAGCGCCTGCTGGGTTCGCTGGTCGAAGTGCATGAGCGAGCCTTCGGACGGCGGCCCTTTGTGGATTCCGAGTCCGGCGAGTCCGGTTTCGGTTGATCGATTCGCTTGGCGACCCGCACCCGTCCGCTGTTGTGTATTCAATATTGAGATTGGATCGGGTAATAATACGATATTAGGATCTGGCGCCGAACGCTTACGAAACGGGAAGGTATACCGACGCATATGCAGCGCAGGCGCGACCCGGTCGAGCGAGCCAGCGACGAGTCGACCGACCTCTACGACGTATCGACGTGGGAGCCGCGATCCGCGATGGACCGGCTCGCCTACTCGATTTATACCGGCGTTCGGTACACGCTGCGGGGAATCGTCTTCCTCGTAGCGCTGCTGATCACGATCGCGTTACTGGTCCAGCCGGCCCAACTCGCGCTCGGGACGCCGTGGCTCGGCGCGTTCTTCGGGCTCTCGGTCGTCCCGGCGGCGCTACTCGCCGGGTTCATCTGGTACACGGATATTACCTCGAGCGAACCGCTCGGATTACTCGTCGCGACGTTCGTCCTCGCCGTGCTGTTCGCGACGTTCGCGGCGGTCGTGAACTCGCTGGTCGGCCCGCGGCTCCAGGCGATTCCGGTCGTCGGCACCGTACTCTTTTTCTACCTGATCGTCGGTCCCGTCGAAGAGAGCGTCAAACTGCTCGCGGTCCGGACCTTCGCCTACCGGAGCGAGTCGTTCGACGCGGTCATCGACGGAGCCGTCTACGGTGCCGTCGCCGGCCTCGGCTTCGCCGCGATCGAGAACGCGATCTACATCACCGGCACGGTCGCACAGACCGACGTCGGGCTGGTAACCGCCGCGACGGGGATCACGACCGTCCGCGCGCTCGTCGGCCCGGGCCACGTCATCTACTCCGCGATCGCCGGCTACTACCTCGGGCTCGCGAAGTTCAACCCCCGTCACTCGGGACCGCTCGTCGTCAAGGGGCTGCTGGTGGCCGCGTTCGTCCACGCGACCTACAACGTCACGGTCGGCATCGTCCCCGACCTGATCGCCTCGACCTACCCCATCGGGTTCGGACTCGCGTTCAT
This portion of the Halopiger aswanensis genome encodes:
- the prf1 gene encoding peptide chain release factor aRF-1, encoding MSQEGEQEQSDRKKYEFRKVLEDLKNFDGSGTQLVTIYVPEDRQISDVVQHVTQEHSEAANIKSKQTRTAVQDALTSIKDRLRYYDTFPPENGMVLFSGAVDSGGGRTEMVTKVLESPPQPVESFRYHCDSEFLTEPLEEMLADKGLYGLIVLDRREANVGWLKGKRVEPVKSASSLVPGKQRKGGQSAQRFARLRLEAIDNFYQEVAGMANDLFVPKRHELDGILVGGPSPTKDEFLDGDYLHHEIQDNVIGKFDVAYTDESGLHDLVDNAEDALADAEVMKDKQQMEEFFEELNGGDLATYGFEQTRQNLMMGAVDRLLISEDLRKDVVTYDCPECGNTDREVIDRRKATPEHTCTDCGTEVEASEEDREDAIDHLIEIAEQRGTETKFISTDFEKGEQLYNAFGGFAGILRYSTGV
- a CDS encoding PRC-barrel domain containing protein codes for the protein MTRERETLTKADEGKRVLNTDGTEVGRLVEVRDGRGYVEPDPSFVATLKAKLGWGEASADAHPLDAGSIAEITDDAIYLRGTL
- a CDS encoding HalOD1 output domain-containing protein — protein: MHGNTSPAASTRSPAVYRAVHEFDGPASLTTTVIHALADCMGVDPTDGRISLYDAVDPDALDRLFRPRHDGRPRSSGQLSFVVDDHRVTVRADGEILIEPPTPRR
- a CDS encoding DUF7577 domain-containing protein, coding for MELWGWLIGYVVLFALLHLLLYYVYVRRGEDRSLSPSFAGPNRAPSQSSPGPERYPRAPDDVEESEEYDADRDLEGETIRCPHCGATNAADRTFTYCWRCISALRQ
- a CDS encoding acyltransferase, whose product is MTKRYVSLPEEAEAGMREFIDEVDRRLSSDEDTCSVVEDVLIDLSGDREAYERWQDGEPVSPAERVRLQSYDPCNTTLESEYYAEKDEDEFRRSKHLQWLWRQFDSLPIADNVEFALRFRRMLADHLFEECGDDCRFFKGITFTYGHNITVGDNTVIHDDVHLDDRGKLTIGDRVSISDGVHVYSHDHDVVDQTEVRNYHTIVEDDVRLTYDSMVRAGNKVGENAIVGARGVVQHDIPAHHIAVGMPAKSVKIKPGWEDVATPIEEAGVNRQAERRIEYDLPDDLEVFDEFQRDLQPPR
- a CDS encoding bile acid:sodium symporter family protein, which produces MNWQAALERLGEFTSKYFVLWVVIVAPLALYTPETFTPIAAYITPLLGIIMLGMGLTLTPADFRRILERPRDVAIGAMSQWLLMPLFAYLLVAALGLPWEIGVGLILVGAAPGGTASNVMTYLGKGDVALSVTITTVTTIAAPLVMPAWVVALAGESISVTFGQLSETIVQVVLLPVIGGLVLRYLLDRYAPLIAEIGLSIFPAISVVAIVAIVAAVVGLNVETILGAGALVFLAVILHNGLGLGSGYAVGHATGMTEDRARACAFEVGLQNSGLAVALATAHFSASAALIPALFSVWHNVSGPALATLFTYLDGDSPASDEGIAVASD
- a CDS encoding NUDIX hydrolase, with translation MTDVTYVQKACAYITRGTGELLVFEGPGHDGLQIPKGTLESGETPREALFREVMEESGLTSLNAAQHLSTDVWTRRESPPKRYVRHFFHANVHEPRDRWTHTVTDGGDEDGAEFEFRWIRPAAGNDREFALDLDDYLELVPTAAGTGGVASASD
- a CDS encoding formate/nitrite transporter family protein; the encoded protein is MSEEDEESTGEEIRESIDRAASGAPAAGWAVRDRFSADEIFERVLASADEEIAISKQRLFFSGLAAGFAIVLTFLGHSIGATMFPENSFLSAILYPIGFIYIILGQYQLYTEETLPPVALVLARIASLPLLLRVWIVVIIGNVVGAALGAYLIANGGVLDPEATQVGAEFARTGLEHGWWAVFNRALFAGWLVAGVVWLDHASRDTISRLLLIYVIFYMIAAAELFHVITAACEVFYYLFVVDGASLAVVHEFWLPVFLGNTVGGVFLVTLVNYAQVEQQRFPDIRVLSVRELLFTWRGGKGTPPSPAETEDETDKRDVREREGDRDSSSSKAGTQNLEGDE
- a CDS encoding DUF402 domain-containing protein, translating into MTTARVRGIYTTALTQLLNANGLEIVQASEPIRERFDETFDATPADLRLETTRDRQGVEVSGAPDDVADVVAELEGLAIDTFRWADDAPRGAVFDAEVIDAGGGSGATVDLGDGRRGYLKYDDVDGYVDEGNRYRVQVAEPTPPWDDDEPRVRPLLAIESGLCTLSRDRTGVSAVGGDERASELVGMTDLLSTEVPDGWGLRWEHAAADADLEAMNAALERAVDRVEALEESLADAPDDPGEPGRLAAPRRTDWFWFGRESRFALDEHRRQVETTMPGHHRTKAADRAASAAVDFAEAVCGSLGDDETAGGPDPDADEFPFAAVARQFGPTEGDRLEIGHGKPDGRRISLGYGDVTDWDADGSLTLERSMRGGGSYDALGVPKEEGDVAVTKFREGRWWYPTTYKAADGSAKGTYVNVCTPVELFPDAVRYVDLYIDVIRVDGDVEIVDDDELEAAVEEGLVSEPLAEKARNVAEAVKRALSK
- a CDS encoding DUF7532 family protein, which codes for MHFDQRTQQALRDVGLETDDLRAASEAVVEAVEADAAALEEFFERHETVYSDMDMAHSSADYPEHAVEYLDLTTHADEMRGWLRFDTWGVYVEDGRILDADAEYVELTLGPTIDDRVRFAADRETLR
- a CDS encoding PrsW family intramembrane metalloprotease yields the protein MQRRRDPVERASDESTDLYDVSTWEPRSAMDRLAYSIYTGVRYTLRGIVFLVALLITIALLVQPAQLALGTPWLGAFFGLSVVPAALLAGFIWYTDITSSEPLGLLVATFVLAVLFATFAAVVNSLVGPRLQAIPVVGTVLFFYLIVGPVEESVKLLAVRTFAYRSESFDAVIDGAVYGAVAGLGFAAIENAIYITGTVAQTDVGLVTAATGITTVRALVGPGHVIYSAIAGYYLGLAKFNPRHSGPLVVKGLLVAAFVHATYNVTVGIVPDLIASTYPIGFGLAFIGYVVAYDLAIGYYLYRKIDRYRRTYRTVRDDTGDPPRSELTEFDPPQR